One genomic segment of Scophthalmus maximus strain ysfricsl-2021 chromosome 3, ASM2237912v1, whole genome shotgun sequence includes these proteins:
- the nckap5l gene encoding nck-associated protein 5-like: protein MRTMSDEAEQRMCDEDFGSDEEGEEADVESYLEDNSGELMDRLRELEAENSALILANESQREAYERCLDEVANHVVQALLNQKDLREECIKLKMLVFDLERQNRALCELFQQKLPNHPAAHYQVHAGPLPDYNAQLHNDSAKQAEPAQTEAQAKGNGYRTQHASPGPRGPAASMEALSPFFKKKAHILEVLRKMEETDPLKFHPSTASLSFCDYSQVLMSTEAVLATADPLPLQCKPHHTHCRCSCSESDAHQHVNGDGAVKCEGGNTCCCLRCKRSPDIPPKPCNHVCSPSKANSATQSHAVPAAAPSECHSKSVPPSKQCTKIEAHQPPAGAAAHSSVTEAADQSLEVTAVEQDNSAEGRLIASAAEELTGFCPTTHLPSSVKEISHCDLETSDGVHNGLALPSVDNSASIDPSSIPERDSTDPEACSVRASASVSPSSSCLSDVKAAAINSPSKLLKFLKIPSIGEKSQAPTPPVRLSPQLTRSSRIPCRTNNYEVYHSPVPTRRATTTERCRQPPPPPSRSESYPATHSAPTSPPQSEDVCTPPVKDTSYSSLSAPKASAAGSKMSAPSSASSSSPKVSQRVPHYENVCDMSTNSRAEEPTQGLEKRTTLPSQAKANGGERKLVKSLPESALNPPPQRKQSSSSTSESTSDDEEDSDSPVWVNHHSLPNSSALGQGRANYSRTREKLETDIREVPVQSSEVAQPPPPPPPARRGDSSSIPKRPASGAARSQADSSHHAFKDRLAALGKLRSSEDLQVGLRPVDAASDATCGEERSKTVERPMELLKEEQRHSKYTDSLDGKPKGGSGGLKYPGSSQLYDQAMKSQSSAPAVAKQELCVIKTEGPKSRIGLPSPNADAPQVLRNNIKCPGSLNLAYNLKPGPHGSSSPNKIPPKSPSKPCQGPSVHRGTKPTETPRYSSKSEERTKIGGKGKKNPMYGDSLPPPPPRPPTSEGEKPLQPAPSPQSAIEQKVMKGIEENMLKLQEQDRGGPATEVKQKASNGIASWFGLKKSKLPALSRKADGTKAKDEKKEWKINIPSVGRDSVKMATRCKEGVEGLNISTLMEKAEGLRRALEEERAYVERSGRGHSCEVVMDPAQGQLAVMYRGARSDNFMQQLLNRVDGKEAISVPQRRLSFDCKTSKPVFAQQSDVIGHITCRDDMEKGSERIGKITSDENLADSVHSQLFAGSGASTYTLDSGIGTFPLPDCSSGAAGRSLSKTRAGAEHHSSGSPGRAGRRARTLDRELTPQEECYTPHKQLIPTIQYGAMLEGRGSAGVIREDKDAHGANMFSPRSKTWTFPNLKTPAGPAEVYLAVEEEEEEPVSFGSPFRGSVKAGGPSASRVVDPGSLPVPAQSGMSRRGKSRTPSVPEMSREAGLELLRERPEEALSPSRPQVLETPESLSDSLYDSLSSCGSQG from the exons ATGAGAACAATGTCCGACGAGGCCGAGCAGAGGATGTGTGACGAGGACTTCGGTTCggacgaggagggcgaggaggccGACGTGGAGTCTTACCTGGAGGACAACAGCGGCGAGCTCATGGACCGGCTGAGGGAGCTGGAG GCAGAGAACTCGGCTCTGATTTTGGCAAACGAGAGTCAGAGAGAAGCGTATGAGAGATGCTTGGATGAG GTGGCCAACCACGTGGTCCAAGCTCTGCTGAATCAAAAG GATCTGAGGGAGGAGTGCATCAAGCTGAAGATGCTGGTCTTCGACCTGGAGCGACAGAACCGGGCGCTTTGCGAGCTGTTTCAGCAGAAACTGCCGAACCACCCCGCCGCTCACTATCAG GTCCACGCTGGACCCCTCCCAGACTACAATGCACAGCTGCACAATGACTCGGCCAAACAGGCGGAGCCTGCACAGACTGAAGCACAAGCCAAG GGAAATGGCTACCGCACACAACATGCCTCCCCGGGCCCTCGAGGCCCAGCCGCCTCCATGGAggccctctctcccttcttcaaGAAGAAAGCACACATCCTGGAGGTCCTGCGCAAGATGGAGGAGACGGACCCCCTGAAGTTCCACCCGTCCACCGCCAGCTTGTCTTTCTGCGACTACAGCCAGGTGCTCATGTCCACGGAGGCCGTCCTGGCCACCGCAGACCCCCTCCCGTTGCAGTGCAaaccccaccacacacactgtcgcTGCTCCTGCTCCGAATCGGACGCGCACCAGCATGTCAACGGCGACGGGGCGGTGAAGTGCGAGGGAGGGAACACCTGCTGCTGTTTACGCTGCAAGAGGAGCCCCGACATTCCTCCGAAGCCATGCAACCACGTCTGTAGCCCTTCGAAAGCCAACTCCGCCACCCAGAGCCATGCagttcctgcagctgctccgaGCGAATGTCACAGTAAGTCTGTTCCCCCGTCTAAACAATGTACCAAGATTGAAGCCCACCAGCCACCAGCAGGCGCCGCCGCCCACTCGTCGGTCACAGAGGCAGCCGATCAGAGCCTGGAGGTGACGGCGGTGGAGCAGGATAATTCAGCAGAGGGTCGTCTCATCGCAAGTGCCGCTGAAGAGCTCACTGGCTTCTGTCCGACCACCCACCTGCCCAGTTCTGTGAAGGAAATCTCCCACTGTGACTTGGAAACGAGTGATGGCGTTCACAATGGCTTGGCGCTCCCCTCCGTCGACAACAGCGCGTCGATCGACCCCTCGTCCATCCCCGAGAGGGACAGCACAGATCCGGAGGCCTGCTCTGTGAGAGCCAGCGCCTCCGTCAGCCCCAGCTCCTCCTGCCTCAGCGACGTCAAAGCCGCCGCCATCAACTCCCCGTCCAAACTGCTCAAGTTTTTAAAGATCCCCTCGATCGGGGAGAAGTCTCAGGCTCCGACACCTCCCGTCCGGCTGAGCCCCCAGCTCACCCGCAGCTCCAGGATCCCCTGTCGCACCAACAACTACGAGGTGTACCACTCTCCTGTTCCCACGCGCAGGGCCACCACCACCGAGCGGTGCAGGCAGCCCCCTCCACCGCCCTCCAGGTCGGAGTCCTACCCGGCCACACACTCGGCACCAACCTCCCCTCCGCAATCCGAAGACGTCTGCACTCCGCCCGTTAAGGACACAAGCTACAGCAGCCTCTCTGCACCCAAAGCCAGCGCTGCTGGCTCAAAGATGAGCGCTCCTTCCTCTGCATCCTCTTCCTCGCCCAAAGTCTCCCAGAGGGTCCCTCACTATGAAAATGTCTGCGATATGTCTACCAACTCCAGAGCGGAGGAGCCAACCCAGGGCCTCGAGAAAAGAACCACCCTTCCATCTCAAGCAAAGGCGAACGGCGGTGAGAGGAAGCTTGTCAAATCGCTACCAGAGAGCGCCCTGAATCCGCCTCCTCAGCGAAAGCAGTCGTCCTCCTCTACGTCGGAGTCCACGTCAGACGATGAAGAGGACTCCGACAGCCCGGTGTGGGTCAACCATCACAGCCTGCCCAACTCGTCCGCCCTCGGTCAGGGCCGAGCTAACTACTCACGCACCAGAGAGAAACTGGAGACTGACATAAGGGAGGTCCCAGTGCAGAGCTCAGAGGTCGCTCAGCCGCCgccacctccgcctcctgccAGGAGGGGCGACTCCTCTTCGATCCCCAAGAGGCCTGCGAGCGGGGCGGCAAGATCCCAGGCCGACTCCAGTCACCACGCTTTCAAAGACAGGCTGGCTGCGCTGGGCAAGCTGAGGAGCTCAGAGGACCTACAGGTCGGTCTCAGGCCCGTCGACGCAGCGAGCGACGCCACCTGCGGGGAAGAAAGGAGTAAGACCGTGGAGAGGCCCATGGAGCTCCTcaaggaggagcagagacatTCAAAATACACAGACTCCCTGGATGGTAAACCTAAAGGGGGCAGCGGTGGTTTGAAGTACCCGGGGTCGTCTCAGCTGTATGATCAGGCGATGAAATCTCAGTCTTCTGCTCCGGCAGTGGCAAAACAAGAACTGTGCGTGATCAAGACCGAAGGCCCCAAGAGCAGAATAGGTCTGCCGTCCCCCAACGCAGACGCTCCGCAGGTGCTACGCAACAACATCAAGTGTCCCGGCTCCTTGAATCTGGCCTATAACCTCAAACCCGGTCCTCACGGTAGCAGCAGCCCCAACAAAATCCCGCCGAAATCGCCGTCCAAACCCTGCCAGGGCCCGTCCGTGCACAGGGGGACGAAGCCCACGGAGACCCCGCGTTACTCGTCCAAGTCGGAGGAGAGGACCAAGATCGGcgggaaagggaaaaagaatCCGATGTACGGAGACAGCCTCCCGCCGCCTCCTCCGAGGCCGCCGACGTCTGAGGGGGAGAAGCCCCTGCAGCCGGCGCCCAGCCCGCAGTCTGCCATCGAGCAGAAGGTGATGAAGGGCATCGAGGAGAACATGCTGAAGCTCCAGGAGCAGGACCGAGGAGGGCCGGCCACCGAGGTCAAGCAGAAAGCGTCCAACGGCATCGCCAGCTGGTTCGGCCTGAAGAAGAGCAAGCTGCCGGCGCTGAGCCGAAAGGCCGACGGCACCAAAGCGAAGGACGAGAAGAAGGAGTGGAAGATAAACATCCCGTCGGTGGGCAGGGACTCGGTGAAGATGGCCACCAGGTGCAAAGAAGGCGTGGAGGGCCTGAACATCTCCACGCTGATGGAGAAGGCGGAGGGGCTGAGGAGggcgctggaggaggagcgggcCTACGTGGAGAGGTCGGGCCGGGGCCACTCGTGCGAGGTGGTGATGGACCCGGCCCAGGGACAGCTGGCGGTCATGTACAGGGGGGCGCGCTCGGACAACTTCATGCAACAGCTGCTGAACAG GGTGGACGGGAAGGAGGCGATCAGCGTTCCCCAGCGCCGGCTCTCGTTCGACTGCAAGACCTCAAAGCCGGTGTTTGCTCAGCAGAGCGACGTCATCGGTCACATCACCTGTCGGGACGATATGGAGAAG GGATCAGAAAGAATCGGCAAGATCACGTCGGACGAAAACCTCGCGGATTCCGTTCACTCTCAACTCTTTGCAG GTTCTGGTGCGTCCACGTACACCCTGGACAGCGGCATCGGCACGTTTCCCCTGCCCGACTGCAGCAGCGGCGCGGCGGGACGCAGTCTGTCGAAGACGAGGGCCGGTGCCGAGCACCACTCGTCGGGCTCGCCGGGGCGGGCCGGCCGACGGGCCCGCACCCTGGACCGAGAGCTGACGCCGCAGGAGGAGTGCTACACGCCGCACAAACAGCTGATTCCCACCATACAGTACGGCGCCATGCTGGAGGGACGAGGCTCCGCCGGCGTCATCCGCGAAG ATAAAGACGCCCACGGGGCGAACATGTTTTCCCCTCGCTCCAAGACTTGGACCTTCCCCAACCTCAAGACTCCGGCGGGACCTGCGGAGGTGTACctggcagtggaggaggaagaggaggagcccgTGTCCTTCGGCTCACCGTTCAGAGGG agcGTGAAGGCCGGCGGTCCCTCCGCCAGCCGGGTGGTCGACCCCGGCAGCCTGCCCGTCCCCGCCCAGTCCGGGATGAGCCGCAGGGGGAAGAGCCGCACCCCCAGCGTCCCCGAGATGAGCCGCGAGGCCGGGCTGGAGCTGCTCAGGGAGAGGCCGGAGGAAGCCCTCTCCCCGAGCCGCCCCCAGGTCCTGGAGACCCCCGAGTCTCTCAGCGACTCCCTGTACGACAGTCTGTCGTCCTGCGGCAGCCAGGGATGA